The DNA window TTGCATCATTTATTTAGCTTTCATTTGCAAAACTATTGCAGCACCTGAACCAGTGCTTGACATCTCAGGTAAGAAACTAACAACAGGTGTCAAATATTACATTTTACCAGTCATTAGAGGCAACGGTGGTGGTTTAACAGTTGCAAATGTAAGCAACCTCAACAGCGACAATAATCCATGTCCCCTTTATGCTATTCAAGAGAAGCTTGAAGTAAAGAATGGTGCACCAGTTACTTTCACACCTTATAATGCTAAAAAAGGTGTGATTCTAACTTCAACTGATCTCAACATTAAATCCTATGTAACAACTAAATGTCCTCAA is part of the Vicia villosa cultivar HV-30 ecotype Madison, WI linkage group LG2, Vvil1.0, whole genome shotgun sequence genome and encodes:
- the LOC131653307 gene encoding kunitz trypsin inhibitor 5-like, with the protein product MKHSILLAFCIIYLAFICKTIAAPEPVLDISGKKLTTGVKYYILPVIRGNGGGLTVANVSNLNSDNNPCPLYAIQEKLEVKNGAPVTFTPYNAKKGVILTSTDLNIKSYVTTKCPQTQVWKLLKVLSGVWFLSAWGEEGNPGIQTISNWFKIEKAGKDYVFSFCPSVCKCQTLCRELGLYVDDNGIKHLALSDQVPSFRVMFKRA